In one Andrena cerasifolii isolate SP2316 chromosome 2, iyAndCera1_principal, whole genome shotgun sequence genomic region, the following are encoded:
- the Def2 gene encoding defensin 2, which yields MYISSEYSLQEHHSDRSRFKGLGEDSECYLFISIICSSVQDFDQRNMKLLIALCILATIANASAASAPQVIFDGPTYELKPIEDADDSNAMNAEMGAEGDATELPPLRHRRVTCDVLSWQSQWLSINHSACAIRCLAQRRKGGSCRDGVCICRN from the exons ATGTATATAAGCAGCGAGTATTCGCTCCAGGAGCATCATTCAGACAGAAGTCGATTCAAAGGGCTTGGGGAAGACAGCGAGTGTTACTTATTCATTAGCATCATTTGTAGTTCCGTTCAGGACTTTGATCAAAGAAACATGAAGCTTCTCATTGCTCTCTGCATTTTGGCCACCATCGCCAATGCTTCTGCTGCAAGTGCTCCGCAAGTAATCTTCGACGGACCAACTTACGAACTGA AACCTATCGAAGACGCTGATGATAGTAACGCCATGAATGCTGAAATGGGAGCCGAGGGTGATGCTACGGAATTGCCACCTCTACGCCATCGCCGAGTAACGTGTGACGTTCTCTCATGGCAATCACAGTGGTTGAGCATCAACCATTCTGCGTGTGCCATCAGATGCTTGGCTCAACGTCGTAAGGGTGGTTCCTGCCGAGATGGCGTTTGCATTTGCCGAAATTAA